The Rahnella aquatilis CIP 78.65 = ATCC 33071 genomic sequence GGTGAAGCACATCTCTGACCGTGTTCTGGTTATGTACCTCGGGCATGCCGTTGAGCTGGGGACTTATGATGAGGTATATAATAACCCTCAGCATCCGTATACCCGTGCCCTGATGTCTGCGGTGCCGGTGCCGGATCCGGACAAAGAGCGCAACAAAGTCATTCAGTTGCTGGAAGGGGAATTACCTTCGCCCATTAATCCGCCGTCAGGCTGCGTGTTCCGCACCCGCTGTCCGATTGCCGGACCAGAATGTGCGATAACCCGTCCGTTGCTGGAAGGCAGCTTCCGCCACGCAGTTTCCTGCCTGAAAGTCGATCCGCTCTGATCAGTCTTCTCAGACGGAAAGCATAAAAAAAACCTGCCAATGGCAGGTTTTTTTTCGTCTTCGTATCCTTCTGCTAAGTCACTCTTTCCACAAAATGTGGCAGAGTTTATGATCTTTTTCGCGGCACAGCAGAACACGGGCGAAAATATCATTAATAGGCTGGTCTTCAGCGTCAGCCAGACCAATCACCACTTCAGCAAAAAAGTCCGGATTTATGTCGAAATCCACATGCTCAACCCAGTCTTCAGCCGGGTCATATAATTCAGCGCCGCCACGTTCTTCAAATTGCAGATTGAAGATCAGGATATCTGCCGGATCAAGGTTATCTCCGGCCAGTTCCAGAAAGATGTCGTAGGCTTGTTCAAGCGTTTCGTCTTCGGTCAGGCGATTATTCAGGTCCATATCATTCTCGTTTACAGATGAGTGTATTCAGGCTGTTTCAGGCCGATATTGCGCGTATTACATCATGCCCGGCGCGGCTTTTACAGCAGCGGACTGAAAAAGTAGAACAAACGTTCGACGATGCGGTGCCAGAAAGGACGTTTAAGCCAGGCTTCCACATCCAGTAAATGCGAGCGGGCAATATAATCTTCCTGCACGCGGCCCAAGTCATCGCCAAATCCGGCGTCATCTATCACCAGCGTTATCTCAAAATTGAGCCACAGGCTGCGCATATCCAGATTCACGGTGCCGACCAGACTGAGCTGGCCGTCGACCAGAATACTTTTGGTATGCAGCAGACCGTCTTCGAACTGGTAAATTTTGACACCGGCTTCCAGCAATTCACCAAAGAATGCCTTACTTGCCCAGGCTACCATCATCGAATCGTTCTTCATCGGCAGAATAATACTGACATCCACTCCGCGCTGCGCCGCTGTGCAAATTGCATGCAGCAGATCGTCACTTGGCACAAGATAGGGCGTCGTCATAACCAGTTGTTCGCGTGCTGAATAGGTCGCGGTCAGCAGCGCCTGGTGGATCATATCCTCAGGAAAGCCAGGACCGGAAGCGATCACCTGAATGGTATGGCCGCTTTCCTGCTCGAACGGCATCTGGTTGAGATCCGGCTCCGGAGGCAGAATGCGTTTACCGGTTTCAATTTCCCAGTCGCAGGAATACACAATGCCCATCGTGGTGGCAACAGGGCCTTCCATGCGCGCCATCAAATCTATCCACTGACCGACACCTGAATCCTGTTTGAAGAAACGCGGATCGACCATATTCATGCTGCCGGTATAAGCGACATAGTTGTCGATCAGTACGACTTTACGGTGCTGGCGCAGATCCATACGGCGCAGGAACACACGGAACAGATTCACCTGCAACGCTTCAACGACTTCGATACCGGCGTTGCGCATCATTGCCGGATAAGGGCTGCGGAAAAAAGCCACGCTGCCAGCGGAATCCAGCATCAGACGGCAATGAATACCACGGCGTGAGGCTGCCATCAGGGATTCCGCGACCTGATCAACCAGACCGCCCGGCTGCCAGATATAGAACACCATTTCGATGTTGCTGCGCGCCAGCCCGATATCGCGCATCATTGCGTGAAGCACGTCATCGCTGGTCGTCAGCAGTTGCAACTGATTGCCTTTTACACCGGCAATACCCTGACGGCGCTCGCAGAGCTGGAAAAGTGAGGCGGCAATTTCACTGTTTTCAGTGGCGAAAATACGCTTACAGTCTTTGAGATCATTCAGCCAGCGGGCGGTGGAAGGCCACATGGCTTTTGCCCGCTCCGCGCGGCGTTTGCCTAAGTGCAGTTCTCCAAACGAGAGATAGGCAATAATACCGACCAGCGGAATGATGTAGATGATCAGCAGCCATGCCATGGCGGACGGAACTGCCCGGCGCTTCATCAGAATGCGCAAGGTGACGCCGGCAATCAGTAACCAGTAACCGAAAACCAGAAGACCGCTGATTACCGTATAAAATGTTGTCATAAAGGCGAAAAGTCCTGTTCGCAAGCCATCGGCATGAGTGTACGTGAAAGGGGAAACCTTTTAACTAACTTTATCCTGCTAATCAATCAGCTACCTCTGTTATCTGTATCAGGTTAATAAAACAGTCATCGCCCTGACATCAAGGTTAGCTGATAACGTGGAGCAAGGGGGAAAACAAGACTTGGATCACAACGTCATCGGCCTATAATGTCCCGCAGTTTTTCCGCTTAAGACACTTTCTGTAAAAGAAGCAGCCACGGGCTTACGGGACATAAGTGAATGAAACGCAGTAAAAATGAAGTTGGCCGCTGGCGGATGTTACGCCAGACTCAGCGCCGCAGAAGCCGCTGGCTGGAAGGACAGTCAAGGCGCTATCGCCACATTTACCGTATCCGTCAAATCCATCATCAGCAGCACCAGCGCCTTTCGCTGTATGCCGTGAACTACGAATGGAATGCCTGATTAGCGGGATTTAGGCTGAAAAAGCGCGCCACATTTTTTGCAGACCAGCGTGGAGTTTTTGCGCACTTTCGCGCTCATCTGTTCTGAAACATAACCGCATTCCGGGCAGGTGACCTTCGTAGTTGTGCTGGTTAGAAACTTCAGTCCGTCGAAGAATGACATAATGCTTACCTCATGGGCAGGGGTAAGCATTCTAACACAGAAGCGATGAATGCAATGTGACGGCATTCGGGGAATCACGCCATGAGGTGTGATGTCATGGCGCGGGATAGCAGAAATCAG encodes the following:
- a CDS encoding HI1450 family dsDNA-mimic protein, whose translation is MDLNNRLTEDETLEQAYDIFLELAGDNLDPADILIFNLQFEERGGAELYDPAEDWVEHVDFDINPDFFAEVVIGLADAEDQPINDIFARVLLCREKDHKLCHILWKE
- the cls gene encoding cardiolipin synthase yields the protein MTTFYTVISGLLVFGYWLLIAGVTLRILMKRRAVPSAMAWLLIIYIIPLVGIIAYLSFGELHLGKRRAERAKAMWPSTARWLNDLKDCKRIFATENSEIAASLFQLCERRQGIAGVKGNQLQLLTTSDDVLHAMMRDIGLARSNIEMVFYIWQPGGLVDQVAESLMAASRRGIHCRLMLDSAGSVAFFRSPYPAMMRNAGIEVVEALQVNLFRVFLRRMDLRQHRKVVLIDNYVAYTGSMNMVDPRFFKQDSGVGQWIDLMARMEGPVATTMGIVYSCDWEIETGKRILPPEPDLNQMPFEQESGHTIQVIASGPGFPEDMIHQALLTATYSAREQLVMTTPYLVPSDDLLHAICTAAQRGVDVSIILPMKNDSMMVAWASKAFFGELLEAGVKIYQFEDGLLHTKSILVDGQLSLVGTVNLDMRSLWLNFEITLVIDDAGFGDDLGRVQEDYIARSHLLDVEAWLKRPFWHRIVERLFYFFSPLL
- a CDS encoding YciY family protein — protein: MKRSKNEVGRWRMLRQTQRRRSRWLEGQSRRYRHIYRIRQIHHQQHQRLSLYAVNYEWNA
- a CDS encoding YnfU family zinc-binding protein, with protein sequence MPSHCIHRFCVRMLTPAHEVSIMSFFDGLKFLTSTTTKVTCPECGYVSEQMSAKVRKNSTLVCKKCGALFQPKSR